The following nucleotide sequence is from Sander vitreus isolate 19-12246 chromosome 11, sanVit1, whole genome shotgun sequence.
ttaaaaacattacaaatatctcttttaaaagtacattaaaggtgctctaagcgatgtcacgcgttttttaggctacaacatttttttgtcacatacagcaaacatctcctcactatccgcgagctgcctgtcccctgaacacactgtaaaaaaactcagtctctgtagacagcccaggcgccacaaacggcaacaaaaacaacctgcaccaccaaacataacaaaatatgtGTTACAAAACACTTCCTTGGCTTAAACCCGCCGTAGCGGTGGCCACATTCCCAGCCACCAACTGTGCAGCCTTCTGATTGCCACTTCCTGTAACCGAACACATCTGCGTCTCACGTCTGCTTTCAGGGTTGTTCTGTTTGCACCTTAAAAGTCTGATGGTTTGAAGGCGGAAGGTCTTGTCCAACAGGAAGTACATCAAAGGGTCTGTTGAACCTCTCAGTGCAGCCAGAAGCAGCAGGCAGTTCTTCAGCTAGAGGAAGAGGAACAGAAACCTGTTGTCATACAGTTCGCTCCTTTAGCTGTGCAATCTGCTACAAATAGGTATAGGTAGTAAAGAATAATAATCTCTTTGCTTTAAGGTGATATTTAGTCACCTCGACGAAGGTGGAGAGTGGATGACAGTGGTTGCAGATGTTGGGGCCGGGTGAATACTTCAGCTGATGTTGGTAATGAGCCAGATAAATGAAGATGGGTTTGAAGATGTGGTATGGCAGCAGACAAACTGAAAGAACAATCTGAGAGGAGATGGCTCTTATTATGAGAAGCAGAGAGAAGTGTGCACGATAGTCtgtttttagtgctgcctttttaaattcaactcaatgttcagtttgttcaattaattaatgttggaaattatttcctttcatttgttttaaatccatcaagcaatttgttgtatttcagtAAAATAccaaaagcagcaaaaactgaaaacacattaATATCTATCGTAAATAATATCGTTATTACAATATTCAACGTACATACACATAGCAACTACAGATGACTCAAAATGACTACTAAGAGGCACAAAAGGACTCCAGACAcgcaaaacaacacaaaaatgtgATGCAAAACAATCACAGAGATGCAAAACTACTACAAAGAGACCAGGGCTGAAACTAACgaaattatgaaaaatgtggatcagtgtttcccaaaaagccgaAGATGACGTCTCaaacgtcttgttttgtccacaactcaaagatattcagtttacggtcgcagaggagagaagaaactagaacatattcacatttaacaagctgacatcggACGTTTTTGAAGAAACAACTCACACAGATCAATCGATTATcgaaatagttggcgattcatttaatattggcagctcttaaaggacaaatccgacGCGAAATGAACccaggggttaataacatgtgtaccaggtcgaccgttctctgagatttgttttcatgctaatcgaatgtgaccagttttagcccaaaccgctaattagcttataacgctagccGTCGGGGCGGAggctaaagtaaaaagaaatctctatttctacaccactaacaaggctcaaaatatcaccacacttccacggcggcatcatgagggtccctacatgtaaacagaagcattgagactttgtaagtgtacagacagttcattaaaaagatagattgtaaagacagtaccgttcacgtatacaggcgggcgccatcttggggaaacagtcacgaccagtcgcacgacgaacgccgtgcttgagcgatgttactggttactggttgcacattggtcacattggattagcatgaaaacatctcagaacggtcgactcggtacacgtgttattaacccctgggttcattttgcgccggaattgtcgtTTAATTGGTTTTATGTTATGGATTTATGTTTGACCCAAGAGATTGGAATTAGTTATTACAAATGCAATAAAACCACcttaaagtagggctgggcaatatatcgctATGACAGTGACATCGATATATAAGGgtagatatcgtcttacattttgaatatcgtaatattatcataataatgttttaaaggcttcatttagggctgggtatcgttcaaaaaaatcgataccggttcctaaacgacacaacacaaatcttatcatttatttttcagctcctactacgtgagtcCCGTCtctgcgtaacgtagagttttccCGGCGTGTCTCTTCAACGCgcaacgttagacagccaatcgcagacattattagatattggtagaagcatgctgcgtgctgattggctcgctgacactgatgagattaGCTCCTTAGGTTTTGAAATTGATAattgaatgacgaggcgtttttcgatactcgataatAGTATTGGGTTCGGTACCCGGTCCTTGCTGCATTACAGTGACTGtacttaccagacttactagctgttttcatatttgcctttacccactaagtcgttgtatccacattattggtgattattaatagtcaaccctacaacatcgccgcaatatcgacatcgatgtatATGGttaaaaatatcgtgatatttcatttatttccatatcgcccagctctataaCCCATAGTCACCTGGATGACGGCGATGTTTCGGAACACCCTTCCCAGCAGGCATTGGGAGGTGGGGACACTTGTGCTGCGACGTGAGCGCTGGATATGCCTCAACACCATCATGTAGGACAGCAGCACCAGCAGGTAAAACACGAAGAACAGGGTTATAACGGGTACGGCGACAGTCGCGGACCATATGCCCCCTATCTCCACCGCAGGGTTGTAGCACACCTCGGCACATCCGCCCTTAGCAGCAGCCTCGCCGCTCACAGCTTCGTTCACCGAGTAGTAAACCGTCACAGGCACGATGCCGCCGACCGCCACCGCCCACACCGCAGCACAAACCCTGCTGGCGAAGGAAGTCCGCTTGAGACAGTCGAAGAAGCCGCGCGGCAGCAGCGTGGCACAGCCGCTCGGCCGCGACGCATGCGTGTGCTGGATGAGCGCTGCGAAGCGGCTAAGGGCCACCCACATGAGGATCATGATGCTGATGTAGATGTTGATGTGGAGCACAGGGGTGACGCCGTGCAGCACCAGCTGACACAGGACACCGCTCTGCGTCCAGACAGAGCCACGGGCGTAGTAGGCGGCGAGGAAGGGCGCGGTGAGGGACAGCATCAGGTTGGAGATGCTCAGGTGGGACAGGTAGATGTGGATGGGGGAGGTTGCGGAGATGCACCGCAGGAACACCCACAAAGACAGCACGTTGCCCGGGAGAgcggtgaggaagaggagggtgtAGACGGATGGGAGGAAGAAGAGCGTGGCAGAGGTGGGGCAGAGTGGAGGAACAGAGGAGGAGTGCGACGCGTTATCCAGTGGAAAGGTGTACGTTGTATACTCCATTTGATCTGTGGCAACACAAAGGTGCtagataagagagagagaaagaaacacatctgctaaggctacatttacattgctatgttttggtttaaaaaggaatatcttctgctacgtttccccctctcattccccctgctctggcatgcTCTccctcattcccctgctctggcgtctctcatcctctgctcggtctcctcctgctctggtgttcccccctctcattcctcctgctctggcgttcccccctctcattcatttaaatacgccttcaggaagacaggaacttcagagagttggaaCAGCACAATAACACATGGTGTTTAAACTGCACTGCCTGCTAAATTCTCTCCTGAATTGAGTGTTCAGTAAATTAAAATTCTGTGCAAGTCATCGAAATCTCCCATTCCTTCCtcacgtatgtgaaatgagttgtgctgcgcCTGAGTCTTTCTTTAACAGTATCGATATCCGCATCCCACACAGATCGGTCGGTGTTAAACGTACATACCTTTGACTGGAGCTCTGTCGAGATCATCCAACAATAGCGGCACTCCTTCAAGTGAAATATTCCCAGAGGAAGGCAGAAACAGACGGTGTCCACCGGCTCAATTTTTTGTCACCTGCTTCTGATGAAACTAGAAGTTCATATTTCACAGCTGGTTTCTCGTTTGTGGCTGTGTTGGTGTCACATGGGCTGTCTTTGTTTCCTCTTATGTGTTGAGGAAAGCCATGTAGTGTACCGCTTGAGAATAGAAACTCACGTACTAAAGCAATTGAAGACTGCTATTCTAGCAGGCTTTTAGTTAGTCGAGGGCGTTTTATGGATTTGATATGGatggttttgttttctatttgtacttaaatgttcttgtattttaatttgtcgTATTGTATTACGTTttgttgtgaagcactttgcaatttttatctgtgaaaggtgctaaaCAACTAAACTTAACTTCACTTAATACTTCTTGAGAACAGAAACTGAAGACGTGGTTTTTGTGGTTGTGCATTTCATTACGTGCATGACAACAGCAGTCCACTgcatcattttattattatgagGGCAGTtaagtaaaatataaatataatgcaTATCATTTTTTAGCAGtgtgattgaactgtattttttgaGGAACTATAGGGCACTTAACATCTACAACAGGTCTACAAAATGAGTTTTATAAGAAAGTCTTCATAgggaaaccaaaaccaaaagtaTAGAATGATACCATTCATAATGAAACAAATTATGTAGCCTAATTCATTACAACCTAACATTTCCGTGTAATATAACACAACTATTTACTATCATTACATCCATGACTACATCTACAGACTATTTCCAATCTATATTACATTACACGGACTCACGTACCGCTTTAATGTTTCCGGATGTTTGATATCAGGACGATgatatttctgataccgtggcagCAGAAATTCTGCCATGGCGGACCGCCACTACACAATCAACACAGAggaaacattatatatatatatatatatatataatatatatatatatatacatatatatatatatatatatatatacatatatatatatattaaatcatTACGAGTACAAATGAGACCAGCATGGAACTTAtactgcagccaatcagcttttgtGTTATTGGCTCTTACGGACGGTGTTTCCGgactctgatgggtttgttttgcttggtttttgtttgtttttcatgtcgtgatataggtcttaaatttcattcataatggtcttaaaaaggtcttaaaaagtcctAAATTTGACTTGGTCAGGGTACCCGCAGGgtcttaaaagtcttaaaaatgtcttaTTATAATTTCGAAAAATAAGGCCTTAAAAGTCTTTTCCTTCACAAAGGTCTAACATTCGTCTTGTTCTTTCATAAGATTAAATAACTCCATTGTTTTGTCACAAAGCATGTTTGTATTGAGTACTACAATAACATGTTGTATTAAGTTCAAGTACTTGGTACTATTTTTGGTACTTGGTTATTTTTATAGCCTACAATCCTTCCATCTGATGTTCCATTATGTTCTACATACTTTTGCCAGTATGTTCATGAAGTTGGTATTACATTTCATTctaaatggtcttaaaaagtcttacatttgtcttggtgaaacctgcagaaaccctggtaTATGTATGGACCAGCCATTGTTTATCTGCTTGGTGAAATACTTCGACTGTATGTGTTTGATTGTGTGAAATGGTCTGGGATTGAATTCCAGTCCTTCAACCCTCTGACAGACCAGGCTGACTGACTAAAAGAACCAGATAGCAAAAGATCAACCAACAAgttctcggtctctctctctccccctttagTCTCACCCACACAGAAGTGACATCCAGAGATCTGCTGACATTTCTTCACACTGTTTGTATTTGTTCGGCCTTGGGGTGGCGCTGTTGTTTCAGTTCTAGCTGAGAGGCAAAGAGAGTTGGGTGTGTTGTCTAGagcttctctctttcctttcttcacACTGTAGAATCTATTTTTGACTGACACATTGAACTATGACTGATCTTACGCTTTGAAAACTAGTAAAAACAGTATAAAGTCTagacacactttgttttttcacatataaaaaaagatatttacaAAGAGTGGTGTTCTCTCAGTGAAGCCCGATGCTTTCATCTCAGTAAAAGGTCCTCTGGGTCCTCTGTGAGCTTGTGATCATCATAATTTCTCCTGAAAGTTCAGGTTttgatgtactgtacagtagtccgcattttctttctttcaaattTGCCTGATTGAAAAATGGCACACTGATTGTCTGGAGGGTCATACAGCGgtccttttgtttttatttcagcagTACTTTCTTTGTACAGTATAATGCTGCTGAGTGTGTAGTTCTTACAGACTCGTATAGTACTTGTACTACTACtataatactttttaaaacgtttttttcccccaaaaatgaaaataacatgaatccaacatattattagcaaagatcAATCTGCATATTTaagaaagacaacaacaaactcAACAACATTCATTATACACTTACTGGCCTGTAAAGTAGCCGCTATGggagccatccacagatacaggtaaGCTTgtggattcactgtgccttccacatgtatgtttgacattaaaacatgatgataaAGGAATAATGTAAACAGAAGCTTTGTAGTATTGTAGGGCACCataaaaa
It contains:
- the gpr82 gene encoding putative G-protein coupled receptor 82 isoform X2, with amino-acid sequence MEYTTYTFPLDNASHSSSVPPLCPTSATLFFLPSVYTLLFLTALPGNVLSLWVFLRCISATSPIHIYLSHLSISNLMLSLTAPFLAAYYARGSVWTQSGVLCQLVLHGVTPVLHINIYISIMILMWVALSRFAALIQHTHASRPSGCATLLPRGFFDCLKRTSFASRVCAAVWAVAVGGIVPVTVYYSVNEAVSGEAAAKGGCAEVCYNPAVEIGGIWSATVAVPVITLFFVFYLLVLLSYMMVLRHIQRSRRSTSVPTSQCLLGRVFRNIAVIQIVLSVCLLPYHIFKPIFIYLAHYQHQLKYSPGPNICNHCHPLSTFVELKNCLLLLAALRGSTDPLMYFLLDKTFRLQTIRLLRCKQNNPESRRETQMCSVTGSGNQKAAQLVAGNVATATAGLSQGSVL
- the gpr82 gene encoding putative G-protein coupled receptor 82 isoform X1; this translates as MISTELQSKHLCVATDQMEYTTYTFPLDNASHSSSVPPLCPTSATLFFLPSVYTLLFLTALPGNVLSLWVFLRCISATSPIHIYLSHLSISNLMLSLTAPFLAAYYARGSVWTQSGVLCQLVLHGVTPVLHINIYISIMILMWVALSRFAALIQHTHASRPSGCATLLPRGFFDCLKRTSFASRVCAAVWAVAVGGIVPVTVYYSVNEAVSGEAAAKGGCAEVCYNPAVEIGGIWSATVAVPVITLFFVFYLLVLLSYMMVLRHIQRSRRSTSVPTSQCLLGRVFRNIAVIQIVLSVCLLPYHIFKPIFIYLAHYQHQLKYSPGPNICNHCHPLSTFVELKNCLLLLAALRGSTDPLMYFLLDKTFRLQTIRLLRCKQNNPESRRETQMCSVTGSGNQKAAQLVAGNVATATAGLSQGSVL